The DNA region CAGCTCTTTGTATGTTCGctatattttgttgttttgaaggCAAGGGCAGCGATACAGGAATGAAGCATGTGTCGAATGAAAGCATTGGTTTATGACCCTTTTTCCAAAAGGCCGCTTTTTCGCATGTAAGCTGCCCTTGTTCGCTCTCAGTAATTTCTAAATACAATTCTACAAAGAACTGTGCTTTCCTGCTCAATAAAACAGCGCCTTACAAAATTTCGCGCCTTACAAAATGTCTTCTTATCAACAGGATTGTAGAGAgcattatcattttttaaatctagCGCCTCTCATTATTTTTTGTCAAGCCTATGCAGTGGAGCACCAGTTAAGAGAAGTCATATTCTTGAAGCATGACAATCAAAGCTGATGGAATCCATGGAATATCAATCAGCGAACAAAATAATTATCACTGGCACGAATTACCGAATGCATTTATCGAATACCTTACATAGGTTGCTTGATCTGAAACGTCTCTCTCTGAAAGTGTCTCATTTATTCACTTCCATTTTTAAGACAAGACAGATTTGGCCAAATAACTTACAACTACTGGTTAGACGATGTCAGATGTCGAGGAGATGAAGAATCTATCGAGCAGTGTGGGCACAGGGAATGGGGGAAACACAACTGCCGTAGATATAACCAGGCTGGTGTAGTTTGTAAACTGGATTTGACTGACAGCGTGACTTTTGCGGAGCCACCAAAATCCATAAATAAGGTAAGAAATAATCACATATATGGACCGAGATTCTAAATCGATCGGCTCTGAATAACAAAGTGCTTTTGGTCGTGTGATTTTCACCCTCCACGCCTTAAcaagcaatcaagagcttccttagttggtaatcatttcctattttccggtgaccttaatgtgtgattcggggGTGACATTTTTAGGGAAGATTAGATGCTAATCGATCACTCCTAGGGTTTgtgttagaaagaaaaacaaatatgcCTATGAGCACTTACAAACTGTTCACTGTTAACAGTAATTAAAGTTACACTCATTTCTCTATGTACTCGAGTAACAACTCATCATGTCCATCGCAGGTTTTGAGCTTGAAAGTCAGGTTACAAGGCCCAGTTGTTGATGATTACATATCAGAAGGTGTCGTCCAAGTAGAGCACGAGGGAAAGTGGGGTTATATTTGTCCTTCTCAATGGACTCAATTTAACTCGTACGTGCTGTGCGGCCAGCTTGGATTTCCTGACGCTGAGGAACTCGAGTCCCATACGAAAACCATCCAAGATTTGGAGCCCGTCTATTGGCTGGACCAGGTGACGTGCAGAGGATGGGAGTCATCGATTGTGTCTTGTGACCATTCAGGGTGGGGACCTAAGCAGTGTGAGGAGGGAGGGGCAGTGAGGATTGAATGTACCAGGAGACGAGAAGATAAGGTTAGTTGATCACAACACTTTATAGTAGAAGGTCAGGCCATAATTACTAAGCCAATTATGTTGATTTTCAAATCAAAAGCTCGAATAGTCAGCCTCAGTTTTACAGGGTGTCTCATCCTCTCCCCTCGCTAATGAGTTGGAAGGAGAGAGAGTCTGTGAACAAGATTACGCAGTCGAGTGTGTGCTCCATGGACAAAGACCTAGCTTTAAGCATTATGTATGAAAATCTCCAGCTTGTTATTATTTGGGTATGGAAGGGTCTCAAGAAAAGTCTGTAATTGAAGAGCCTTATGCAATGTCAACCTTCATTTGTTTAAAGTGAGGTCATAATGTATTTTTCTCGTCAAGCCACACTCCATTCGCCTTCGAAGTGGTGCCCAGATGTCCGAGGGGCGCGTAGAGATCAAGTACAAAGGGTCTTGGGGAACTGTATGTGATGATCATTGGACACTTAAGGAAGCAAATATTGTCTGCAGGTCATTGGGATTCGGTTCTGCGGCAGCAGCAACGAAGGCAGCACATTATGGCAAGGGTGTGGGAAAGGTGAGTACTTGAATTTAACTATTATAATAACTGACTCTGTAAATCACATGTGATAGTTTTGAGAATTACACTCTTggataaaaaggaaatgtttgcaACGGAGCCGAGGAGTTTTGACTTGCCATCGTTTCTCCCGCTGTTATGAGCACAAAGAGACGATAAGCATCAGTTTTTGTTTAAGTGGGTTGTCGGTCCATTGCAGGCCACTCTCTGGATCCTTCAGCGTTTCGCTCAGATTTCGTTGCAGTTACACTCCTTGGCGAGAGTAAGAGTACTGTTGGAGTGAATGTTTGTCCCCAAACAACAATACCATGACTGGGCACGAGATTAAACGCGAGAGAGTGAATCTTAGAGTAAACTGAATTGTTCCTGATGCTTGAGGTCGCTATGGTTGTTACAGAGGAAATCGTCAAAAGGAATGAATTTCTCGTAAACATAAAAAACAGTAGCAACAGCAGTAACAACAACGACACCAAAACAAGTAAATCTCAACGGCTCCTTCTGCATCCTACCTGATTTCCATGAAATATTCTATTTCAGGAGGGATCATTTACAGGCtaattttcaggaaaaaaatattttttatgatgTGTACGGTGTTTTTTGTTACAGATCATGCTCGATAATGTTCGCTGCGAAGGAAGCGAGCGTAGTATAACCCAGTGTCGTCACCATGACTGGTACAAAACAAATTGTGATCATTATGAAGATGCAGGCGTCAAATGCCACGCCCCAGAGCTTCAAGGTCACCAGGTAAATAATTCCCGCACCACTGAGTGGAACTTCGTTTTACTTACTAAAAGGCAGCTTTTAAGCAACTCCCTTAAATAAAATTACCACTAGTTATTAAACTTTACTCAAACATCAGCCCTTAAAAGAGGCCATCATTACAATTCCCTAATTTATGTAAAAATACAACAATTTATAAAACGAGGAAATAACGACTTCGAATACACCGCTATTGTTATCAAATGAAAATACGGAAATGAACCAATACTTATAGACGAAGATCCACTTTAGATCTTAGGATTTCATTGATGGTTGCATTGTCACCATCCGGCCTATTTCTTTTGGCTTCACTCATtgttttaatgttattttggaAGTTTTAAATTCGTTGGCTATTCGATGtcacttttaatttctttgatttttttcatatacCTTAAGATAAAATGACAAGCGAAGCTCTTTGGCTGTCATAACTAATTTTTCATCCTAATGAGGCCTGAAATGCTCCTCTCTTTTAACAGATCAGGCTTAGTGGTGGTGGTAGCATTTCCGAGGGTCGCGTTGAAGTCTTTCATGATGGCAAATGGGGAACCGTTTGTGCTGATGGATGGGGAATAGAGGAAGCCATGACAGTTTGCCGACAGTTGAATCTCGGATTTGCTAGCCAAGCTGTTATCGAAGGTAACTTTGGGGGAGAAGTTCTTCCAGCCATTTTATCTGGAGTTCAATGTCGAGTGGACGCGATATCCATTTACAACTGCGAGCATGACGAGTTCGCGAACACCAAATGCAGCAGCAAAGGCAAAGTAGCTGGCGTCGTTTGTGTTGACGGTAAGGCGTGACTAATTTAATATTGTGTAATATTTAAGGGGTTACTTACATTTTAGTGATTTGCTTGTAGTTAACACGATTTGAATTCAAAGTTCGAAGATATTTGGGTTTTAGCTATCGCGTTGAGTTTCCTATGGTGATTGTCTCGTCTAACTTCCATTAGTTGACTTGCACAGTTTGTCCACTGACTCTACCTTGGACCCacataaaagtttttgttttggccTTGGCAGTCAAAGATTACTTGTTTGATTGGATATTAAATTGAGTCGATTTTACATTTGTAAGCTTCTTGTGAAAGGGTTATTGTTCTGATAACGAATGTTTAATCTTCGAAGGTCAGTGGGCCCGCACACCTACTCATGCCTGCCTATAGTGAATATAAAAGCGTGTACTACAGAGTTCGTAATCAATGTCAATCAGAGTAAGAGTCGGTCGACCAGAGTAACTCAGAGTAAGCAAGAACCGATCAATCAGTCAGAGTCAAGAGTGGTTGAAGGGGGAAGAAGTAATAGAAATTAATTGTGCAGTAGGTAGAATTTATCAGAGAACGAAGACTAAAGAAGACTGAAAGACTAAGCACGGTGCGCTCTGCAGCTGGTTTCCCCCAAAACACGCGCTAACGGAAGGATcaatatttaataaaatttgtattttgacACAACCTCCTCACCAAACCACGGAAACCTTAATACAGAGTTAAAAGAATATGATGGACAAAGCCAAAGAATGCCTTCAACAAATAAGATTAAGGTTTTAAAAAGGCTACTGCGGTGTTGATGCCATTTTAAATTCTGCCTGGCTAGTTTTCATGATCCGACAAGCAGATGTTTATGCACCGAGAacctttttccattttcttccaCAGCTCTTCCTGATATAGTACCTGATGTGGAATTGCTACGAAAAGACATGAAGATGCAGAGTATTCCTATGGAATACTTGAGGTGCTCTCTAGAAGAGAACTGCCTTTCAGACTCTGCTAATTACATCCGGTAAAAATTAAACCTAGTTTAACaaatcaaaagagaaaacaaaacaaacagaaaacaaacaaacaaaaagttattGGCGGTCTCAACATTGCGTGCTTTCAAACAAGAGAGATCAGAAGACAATTACATAAGATTGGAACGGCTTTAAAAGCGTTTTCCCTCTGAAATGGCACTGATAGCGAAGACATTAGAGAACTTAAGCAGAGCCCGAACGATTTTGAGACGCGGACTGAACTGGGAGACGAATAAAACTAATTCCGATGCGCTTTGACGCTCATGTATCGACGGTGAGGTCGTTTTAGCATTTAAACCAAACTTTGCTGACCAAAAAAGGTGTAGTGAGCATCAGGAGCGAGACCTTTAAACTTCTGGCTGCCGTCCGCGTCTCAAAAAGGTATGGGCTAATGGCTTTTAACAGCGGGAACGTCTTGGTCGCTTCTACATTATTCTAAACCTACCTAGTCGATCAAACTGATGACAAAGTGAGAGGTCACACTGAAGTTACATCTACTTCTACCAATAAACTGCAGTGGCAACCGCTTTAAATTTGTTCCATGAATACTTACAAGGTCTTTGTTGACGCTACGCGTAAGTGGTATGTTAAACTTTCCTTTCCTACTGAAAATGAGAACAAATTAGACGTCAGGTGATTCGTCCTTAATTCAGGTCGAACTACGAGTTAAAGTTTACCTTGGTTCCAAGGTAGACGACCTGTCTCAGAGTAAACTTGCTACCTGATAGAgaattcatttcatttgtgtCTCAACTAAATGAAGTTCCCTCTTCCACTCAGATTTAAAGATGAACAGATCGAGATTCCATTTGTTCTACTCGAATTTCAGAAATCCAGGATACCATTCAAGGCGTCTTTTGAGATTCAgtgtcaaaattgaaaatcaaggATTGGCGGATTTCAGACCGAATTTTCCCAAGTCTGAGTGGCAGTGGCATAAGTGTCATAAGCATTACCACTCTATGGAGACCTTCACCACTTATGATCTCATCGGTAAGTTTAATCCAATATCTCCCAGGATCTTaatggtaattctccttactgtctgccatacaattcttatgatgctaatttggagaatttggtattggatcaactaatcaccccgttaattgatatttttctctcttctcattacttgtctgttGGATTCTGTAAGGACGAAATGGTTACTCGTGAGAGCTTAAGGGTTTTTTGGATAGTTCCCTTAGGTTTTGAAATCCAACAATTTGATTGGTCTCAAGCCATATCTGACACTATAAGAACGAAGGTTAAAATCcaaacagtttaatttttcttccatgatgtttgttttctgaatttcaattttggaatACAGCCGTCAGTGATTTGTTGCAATGAGgtattttaaaagaattgtacTTCCTGTAGAGCATTAAAGTTAATATATATTTAATCTCATTAAGATAAGGATTCAGGAGAGAAAGTTGCTCAAGGCCACAAGGCTAGCTTCTGCCTCGAGGACACAATGTGCGATCCAGGCTATGACAAGAAATTTAACTGTTCTGAAGAGGGCGGTCAGGGGATTTCTCCGGGCTGTTACGACATTTACAActggaaaattgactgccagtggGTGGACTGCTCGGACTTCCAACACGGATCATTTTATTTGAGAGTACATCTGAACCCCGGCAACCAAGTGGCTGAATCAGATTTCAGGAACAACGTGGCAAAGTGTTCCGTGTATGACTATGGAAATTATATCGTCACAAGCAAGTGCAAAATCGGTGAGTCGTTCACAGTTTACATTGCTTTAAAATGATACAGATGTCGGTCGACATGTCTCGATATTGGAAATTCTGATAAATTTCTAGCACGTGAACTTTCATAGAGCATACAACATATTTACGAAATGCTCTCCAAGACTACAATGCCATATGATACGTGATTTATGCAGAGTGCAGCAGAGAGTCTGTACTTCTCAATTTAAGATAggatgaattatttttttcctgctGTGTTTCGTAGAGGATTGTGACAGCGGGGTGGACACCCATGGCGGGAATTCAGCTGGAAATTGCTGTGTTTTTTCCATTCCGGTACAACCGTAAACTGTACCACGACTGTACAATGGACGGCTACACGTTGAAATGGTGCTCGACCACGTTTGATTTCAAACAAGATGGCAAATGGGGACTGTGCTACAACTAGGTTAGTCTTTTCCTTCAGTtatctttctctttattttcctGTCTTTTAAACAAAGGACCCACCATATGACAGTTGCAATGctgagaagttacaattccAAAGCTCAGAGTTTGATCAGCGATGTCGATTCTCGAGAAGGACAGGTTCTTGTGTGCAATCGACAACCTTCCTCTGCAGGCCACATAATTTTCATGTTGAAAGTTAATTTGTAAACAATACTGCTTGGATCTCCCGTGGTCCATAAAGCTAGGTTTTGAGTCAGGTATGTACTGCAtggtaattttttcctttttatgaaTTACAGGTCAGCGAGGAAGTTGGGGATCTTTTCTACTCTTTTTTACAAGGCTTCAACGCTTCTGCAAATCTTCACCATGGAAGAAACgcttttcaagttttcaccTATCTATATCTGTTAGTTCctattcaaatatttcaatgttttacGGAAGAGTACGTTCTTTGATGTTCGAAACTCTATGTATAAAAGGGGCGCTTAAGTAAATTAAGTAATAAGGGTTCTTACCATCCTTTTATCCTATTAACAACCAGCGAGCATTTACTTTGCACTAAATTCTACGTTACTAGCAATGAGCCAACTCATGAACTAGACCTGTGACAAGTGTCCTCGAAATTCCAGAGATAAGCAATGTCAAGAGTATTGAGCGTGAAAATAAAGATGCTCAATAAATTACTATTTTTTAGCATCAAATAGTTTACCGAGTAACGTTCGAAATTTGGTACAAGGTGCCATAGCTTTTGAAAGCCTCGCAAGAAATACCACTTATCAAGGGAAGAAGGAGGTGTTCTCTACCAATTCGACAATGTACTAACTGCTATATACTACTATactatatataatttttttacaatccGAATGGTATATTAAAGTGTTGGTAAGAACTCTCAGCTTTGAATTAATCGTATCCCAGGTCCATGTAACTAACTCCAGGAAGCGGCCTGATGTCTCGGTGAGTTGGAAAGCGGATCTACCGTGAAATACGCGCTTGTTGTTGAACGATATCACATCACTAGGCACCATTTTATATTCTATTTGATTGATCGGACCTCTGAGAATTCGACCATACTTGAGGTAAGCTTCGTACAGTTCCACAGCTTTCTCCGGGGGAAGATTCATGAAGGAGTCGCGTGCAGTATCGTTTAAAGCGAGTCCGCTCAATTTGCCATTGTCATCCAACCTGCAACAAAAGCGTCCTTTCTTGTAAATATGGGCCACATCGAAGGTTGAAAAAGGATACAAATCAAAAActgagaaaagcaaaaaaaaaaaggaaaaaaattgtgatacTGAAGAAGAAATATCGTACTTTTTGAACGTCGaccttgattttgttttggagTTACCCCAGCTTTCGATAAAATGtcattattttgtattgtttacTGTGTTAGTCGTCGCATTGAGGACACAATAAGAGtttcaatgttatttttaaGTTTAGTGTTCCTGTTAGTGTGAAAACAAACACAGCCCCTCAGCTTCTTCTTTTGAAAGGACGGCCTCTTCCGGAATCTTATTTAGGTCACAAAGGCATTATCGTTCAGTGACACCAGTTCCGTAGCccctaagttttatttttgaagacATAATCGATAATTCAGAGGGCTTCGAAGCCACCCTACTTTCTACACCTATTTAAGGTGGATCCGAGCCATTTCAACAGCAAACTCACTCTATTGTGACATGAGAGGATTTTCATgtgaaaatcaccaaacacgTCCTTGCCACGGTCCCTGAATTGAATTGGAGTGGTAGACAACAGCTTGAAAGACTCTGGGTCAATTTCTTTCAGTGTCTTTGCAGCGTGAAATCCGTCGGAAAACTGATTAACGCCACCTTCGCTCGACACCTGCTCGATACAGTGAAGAAGTTGtacctttaagaaaaaaagtaaaatgttgcTTTCCCTCTCACgtttaaccgaaaaaaaagttcaaatttgaCGAGTGCAATAAGGTTCAAGTGATATATCGAAGCTTCTAGTGAGTTTAAAATGAAGACGTTTTAACTTAGATTTTTATAAAGCTTTTGGCCTCCCAAAAGCAGATTGGGGCTGGACATAATTGCCTGGAATAAACAGATGTCATAAATTTACATGTTATTCCCTTTTTCCTTGATTTACTTACCCCGGGCTGATAGTCCAATAGGCAGGTCACCATAAAGAGGAATGCCGTCTGTGGTATAAGCCAGGTTGTTAGCGTCAAACTTGGCCCGTACGTCGGTACTATGGCTGCAAGTTATACACATCGCAGTTAGTTATATTATTACGCTTGTTGCCAAATACTCCGTTGATTAGAGACAACAAATTTAGACTGGGCATTTCCTTCTCATACCCAGTGGGTATGGGGATAAAACATTACACTATGTTCTGAAGACTCAATGGCGTCCATCCCCCCTTTTAACACAGGATCAGTTACCAGAGCTCTCTTAGAGGTCTATTTAGCAATAAACGCGCATACTCCGAAAATAGATCTGGAACGGGGCATACAAAGTAGACTTGTCTCTTAATCAAATGAGCAATTTGCATCTTTTGTCCAGTCAAGGTCGACAAGTTCCAAATGTTTCcttttcaacaacttttgaaaattattcaCTGATACGTAGCTAAGTGAGCAGCGTCCTGAAGTGAATTTTATGAGTTTTAGCACAGATTGTACATTCCTGCAGATTGGCCGCTAGTGCaacatttattttga from Pocillopora verrucosa isolate sample1 chromosome 1, ASM3666991v2, whole genome shotgun sequence includes:
- the LOC136283104 gene encoding LOW QUALITY PROTEIN: gamma-butyrobetaine dioxygenase-like (The sequence of the model RefSeq protein was modified relative to this genomic sequence to represent the inferred CDS: inserted 3 bases in 2 codons; deleted 1 base in 1 codon) yields the protein MCITCSHSTDVRAKFDANNLAYTTDGIPLYGDLPXLDYQPGVQLLHCIEQVSSEGGVNQFSDGFHAAKTLKEIDPESFKLLSTTPIQFRDRGKDVFGDFHMKSSHVTIELDDNGKLSGLALNDTARDSFMNLPPEKAVELYEAYLKYGRILRGPINQIEYKMVPSDVISFNNKRVFHGRSAFQLTETSGRFLELVTWTWDTINSKLRVLTXHFNIPFGL
- the LOC131796122 gene encoding LOW QUALITY PROTEIN: lysyl oxidase homolog 2B (The sequence of the model RefSeq protein was modified relative to this genomic sequence to represent the inferred CDS: deleted 1 base in 1 codon) translates to MALLRYTWVVLLLAGVTSALTGIRLRGGKHQHEGRVEIEHDGQWKAVCDHGWNKYAARVVCRMLGFPDMLRYTKGQDRFGQITYNYWLDDVRCRGDEESIEQCGHREWGKHNCRRYNQAGVVCKLDLTDSVTFAEPPKSINKVLSLKVRLQGPVVDDYISEGVVQVEHEGKWGYICPSQWTQFNSYVLCGQLGFPDAEELESHTKTIQDLEPVYWLDQVTCRGWESSIVSCDHSGWGPKQCEEGGAVRIECTRRREDKPHSIRLRSGAQMSEGRVEIKYKGSWGTVCDDHWTLKEANIVCRSLGFGSAAAATKAAHYGKGVGKIMLDNVRCEGSERSITQCRHHDWYKTNCDHYEDAGVKCHAPELQGHQIRLSGGGSISEGRVEVFHDGKWGTVCADGWGIEEAMTVCRQLNLGFASQAVIEGNFGGEVLPAILSGVQCRVDAISIYNCEHDEFANTKCSSKGKVAGVVCVDALPDIVPDVELLRKDMKMQSIPMEYLRCSLEENCLSDSANYIRNPGYHSRRLLRFSVKIENQGLADFRPNFPKSEWQWHKCHKHYHSMETFTTYDLIDKDSGEKVAQGHKASFCLEDTMCDPGYDKKFNCSEEGGQGISPGCYDIYNWKIDCQWVDCSDFQHGSFYLRVHLNPGNQVAESDFRNNVAKCSVYDYGNYIVTSKCKIEDCDSGVDTHGGNSAGNCCVFPFRYNRKLYHDCTMDGYTLKWCSTTFDFKQDGKWGLCYN